In the genome of Myxosarcina sp. GI1, the window GTTTCTTCTGCCCTAAAACAAATCATCTAACATTCCCGTAACTTCGCCCTGCAAATTCTGGCGATTGTCATCATAAATCATCAGAGTGTTAAGGTTGCTGTGTCGCGACAGCTTCTGCACCTTTCTGACATCGCCATTGGTTAGGTTGAGAGCTTCGGTAATGCTGCTGTGGCGTATCCTGTGCGGCGACATCACTTTATCGATTCCCGCGAGCTTGGCGTATTTCTGCACCAACTTATAGATCGAATGGGTATGTAACCGATTGCCCCAATAGCCTTTATGAACCGCACAAAATAAAGGATCTGAAGGCGTGTAATCTTTTCTAGCAGTCATCCAAAGAGAGATTGCCTTTATGGTCGCTTTCCCCAGACTAATTGTCTGAGGCTGTCCGATTTTTCCTTTGCCAGTAATAATTAATTCCCCTGCCTTCGGCAAAAAGTCAGATACGTCGCAGTTGGCAATCTCAGAACGCCTTAAGGCATTACCCCATAACAACAGCAGAATAGCGCGATCGCGCAGTCCTTTTATAGTGTCAGTGTCTACTGCCTTCATCATTAACTTAAACTGGTCCTTGGGAATGCCTTTAGTATCGCGATATTGGGTCAATTTCTCGGCTTTGATATTGGTAAGAGTGTAGTGGCACTTGCCAGCGGCGGCGGCATAGTTGACTAATGATTTTATCGCGGCTAGCTTTTGGTTAATGGTCGCGGGTGCTAACTTCTGGGTGACTAACGCCCCGTGATATTGCGATACTAACTCAAACGCTTGCTGGCTATCGAGTAGCAAAAACTGAGCGAGTAGATCTGGTGTTAGCTGATACCCCAAACTCTGAAAAAATCCCGTAACATTAGTTCGATACATCCGTTTGGTATGTGGCGATCGCGATCTTGCCAGCCAATCATCGAGCAAAGTCTCGTAACCAGAATCGGGAGCCAACCTATTCCTGGGTAGGAGTGGTACTAGATTACTACTGGCACTAACGGATTTTAAAGCTTTCATGGTTTAGAAGGTGCGAAAACGGTCATTATCAATACTTCTTCACTTAGGTACTATTCAAATATTCGAGCTTTTAACTTTTTGCGTACTCAATTAATTGGTTAGTGATTTTTATGCCAGGAATGAAAAATCTTCTGATTCTCCTTACTTTCGAGCGCAAGGAAGCGGACGAGCGCGATCGCGCATCTGGGGTCAACTAATTTCGGATGGTTTGGTTGCTGAAGTTTTTTTAACAGCTTCGATGCTCGGCGATTGCTCTCTACCATGATTTGAATAATCTGGCTCGGAGTCTTCTAATCCGAACGAACCTGAAGCGCGAAGATTTTCGATAAACTGTTCGGTAGTCAATTCGGCAAAATGTTGGCGAATTAATTTAGCTGCTTTTTTTGGGTTGACCATAAAATTTAAGAACGCTCTATTTCTATTAAACAGGATTCTTCGATCGCCGACAGGTTACGAATGACAATTTGAATATGAGCGCGATCGAAAATAGCCGAGTTAG includes:
- a CDS encoding tyrosine-type recombinase/integrase; the encoded protein is MKALKSVSASSNLVPLLPRNRLAPDSGYETLLDDWLARSRSPHTKRMYRTNVTGFFQSLGYQLTPDLLAQFLLLDSQQAFELVSQYHGALVTQKLAPATINQKLAAIKSLVNYAAAAGKCHYTLTNIKAEKLTQYRDTKGIPKDQFKLMMKAVDTDTIKGLRDRAILLLLWGNALRRSEIANCDVSDFLPKAGELIITGKGKIGQPQTISLGKATIKAISLWMTARKDYTPSDPLFCAVHKGYWGNRLHTHSIYKLVQKYAKLAGIDKVMSPHRIRHSSITEALNLTNGDVRKVQKLSRHSNLNTLMIYDDNRQNLQGEVTGMLDDLF